In Bradyrhizobium sp. WBOS07, the genomic window CCACCATCGTGAGTATGGATTCCGGGCTCGCGCCTGACGGCGCGCCCCGGAATGACGAGGAGGAGTGACGATGAGCTTCATCACCGGCGTCGGCCTCACGCCGTTCGGCAAGCATGAAGGCTCGTCCTCGCTGGACCTGATGAGCAAGGCGGCGCAAGCGGCGCTCGACGACGCCGGCCTCAAGCGGAGCGACATCGACGGCATTCTTTGCGGCTATTCCACCGTCTCGCCCCACATCATGCTGGCGACCGTGTTCGCCGAGCATTTCGGCATCCGCCCGGCTTACGCCCACGCCGTCCAGGTCGGCGGCGCCACCGGCCTTGCGATGACGATGCTCGCTCATCACCTCATCGAAGCCAATGTCTGCCGCCACGTGCTCGTCGTCGCCGGCGAGAACCGCCTCACCGGGCAGAGCCGTGATGCCTCGATCCAGGCGCTGGCGCAGGTCGGCCATCCCGACTACGAGGTGCCGCTCGGGCCGACCATTCCCGCCTATTACGGCCTCGTCGCCAACCGATACATGCACGAATACGGCGTGACCGAACGGGATCTCGCCGAGTTCGCCGTGCTGATGCGCGCCCACGCCTGCACCCATCCCGGCGCGCAATTCCACGATCCCATCACGGTCGCCGACGTCATGGCCTCGAAGCCGGTGGCGATGCCGCTCAAGCTGCTCGACTGCTGCCCGGTCTCCGACGGCGGCGCGGCTTTCGTCATCAGCCACGAGCGAACCGGAGAGGTGGGCGTGCGCATCCGCGGCTGCGCCCAGGCGCATACCCATCAGCATGTCACGGCCGCGCCCGCGCTTCATGAGCTCGGCGCCGAGATCTCCATCGCGCGCGCCAAGCAGGCTTGCGGCCTTGCGATCTCCGATGTGCGCTACGCCGCGATCTACGATAGTTTCACGATCACGCTCGCGATGCTGCTGGAAGACCTCGGCCTTGCCGGTCGCGGCGAAGCCGCGGCCCGCGTGCGATCAGGTCATTTTGGCCGCGACGGCGCGATGCCGCTGAACACCCATGGCGGCCTGCTCAGCTACGGCCATTGCGGCGTCGGCGGCGCCATGGCGCATCTGGTCGAGGCGCATTTGCAGATGACGGGGCGGGCGGCTGCCCGCCAGGTGCGCGATGCCTCGATCGCGCTGCTGCATGGCGACGGCGGCGTGCTGTCATCGCACGTGAGCATGTTCCTGGAGCGGGTGCGATGAGCGATTCTCCGGCGGACTGGACCAGGGGCGAAGCGGCTATCACCTACCAGGCCTGCACCTCATGCGGGCACGTGCAGTATTTCCACCGGGCCTTCTGCGCGGCATGTGGAGAATCGGAACCGCGCGTGCTGCGCGCCAACGGCAAGGGCACGGTCTACGCGGCCTCGCTGGTCTGCCGTGCCGCCACGCCGGAGACGCGGGCGCACGTGCCCTACAACATCCTGCTGGTCGATTGCGCCGAAGGTTTTCGCATGATGGCCCATGGTGACAATGACCTCGCCATCGGCGATTCGGTCATCGCGAGCTTCAGGCCGTTTACCGGCAGGCTCGTGCCGTTCTTCACGAAGGACACGTAGAGGGATTCGTCATTCGGGGGCGGTCATGCGACCGAGCCTGGAACGGGTATTCTGGGCCTGGCCTGTGCGAGAGCCACCCCGGAATGACGAAAACGCTAAAACTCCAACTAGGTGTTTAGTCCCGGAGTGTGGGGGAATCAGTCAATCTGATCCCGTATTCCGGGAGGGATTATGGGACAGGTACTCCACGGCAGCGCCACGACAACGCATGCCATCCGAACTGCGATACAGCGACTTCGCCAAGCGGCTCAAAAGCCTTCGCGGCCTCACACCATTCGAGGCCATCTGTAAAGCATGGGGTGGCGAGCCAAGCCGCTTCAGTCGCGATCCGATCCACTTGACCTCGGGACTGAACACCTAGCGCCCGTAGAACAAGATGCTGGCGATGACGAGCATCGCCGTCACCGCCAGCATATGCGCGAGCGCTCCCGAGGCCGCCCCCTTGGTGGCTTCCTTCATGCCGTTTTCTCCCTAGACTTGGGCGTGACTCATCGTTGTGCGGCTAGCGCACCCGACGGCCAATTGTTTTACTCGGAACACCCCACTTCTCGAGTATCCGCCGCGACGTGTCCCCACGCGGCGAATATCGATCGTCCCAGGGTCGATCAGCAATGCGGCGGCAATTTGACTCGATGATGTTGCTCCTGCGTCGACGCAAGAATAGAGTTTCAAGGAACTCTCGCCGGCAATTGCAAAAGCATCAAAGGCTCTGGGAAAACTTCAGGAAAATCATGGCCCGCATTCCGTACAGCGACCCGTCCAAGGCATCCGACCGCACCCGCGAGATCCTCGACAAGAACCGCAACGCCAACATCTTCCGCATGATGGCGCACTCGCCGAGCTACTTCGAGCAGTACTGCCGGCTGGGTGGCGCGATCCGCCACAAGGGCGAGCTGGATCCGATCGTGCGCGAGCTCGCGATCACCCGCACCGGGATCCTGTGTGAGGCGCCGTACGAGATCGTCGCGCACAAGCGGATCGGCAAGAATGTCGGCGTCACCGACGCGCAGAACGAGGCGCTCGAGAACTGGCAGGCGGCGAGCTGCTTCAACGAGGTGCAGTGCGCCGCGCTCGCCTTCACCGACGAGATCGTCAAGCTGAGGAAGCCAACCGATGCGACGTTCAAGGCGATCGCGTCGCAGCTGACGCCGGCCGCGCTGGTCGAGCTGCAGCTCTCGGTCGGGTTCTACGTCATGACCTCGAAATTTCTGGAGACCTTCGAAATCGATCTCCAACCCGTCACCGAAGTGGTAGGCTGATCGCAAAGACGCGGCGAGGGATGCTCATGACGATCGACGAGTACGCGGCCTGGGCCGCGACCATTGCCAAGGTCGGTGAGCATCCGTCCAACGAGCGGCTGTCCTATCTCGGCCTCGGTCTCGCCGGTGAAGCCGGCGAGGTCGCCGATCACATCAAGAAGCTGCTGCGCGACGACTGGCTCGACAAGGCCGGTCTGGTCGATGAGCTCGGCGATGTCATCTACTACTGGGCCTGCCTGTGCGCCGCGACCGGCCAGCAGCCGTCGGCGCTGCTCGAAGCCAGCGCAAAGAAGATCAAGCGACGTCTGAGCGAGGCAGCGAGCCGGTGACGCGACAATCGTTGCGGCCATCCTTCGAGACGCCCGCCGTTGGCGGGCCTCAGGATGAGGATCGAGCGCGCGGCAGAAGTTTCAGCGAGCAACGGTGCTTCTTAGCCTCATCCTGAGGAGACCGCAAAGCGGTCGTCTCGAAGGACGAGGCGTGCGTTCAGGTCGACGCAAAGGCCAGATGCAGCACCATCGCCTGTCGAGGGAGCGAAGACCTCCTTGGCTCACGTCGAGGTCAGAATGTCCACCTTCGCGTTGGCGACGATCAGGCGGTCGGCGAGCAGCTGCGCGAGGTTGCGCATGACGCGCTCGCTGGCGCGCGGGTGCTGCTTGCGGAAGCGTTCGAACGCTTTCAGCGGCACTTCGAACGCGGTCGCCGCCATGTCGGCGAACACGTCGGCCGAGCGCGTCTGCTCCAGCAGCGCCATCTCGCCGAACGCCATGCCGGCGGTCAGCGTCGCCAGCCGCACGCCGTCGGGCAGCGTGACATGCACCGCGCCGCTGCGCAGGAAGAACAGGGACTCGGCAGGATCTCCCGTGGTGATGATCTTCGCGCCGGCCTGATAGGTTCGGATCGTGCAGATCGAGGCGAGATCGGTCAGCTCTTCCTCGCTCATCCCGGCAAGCAGCGGCTGCTCGGCAAGCTCGGTGGTCTCGTGGAAGTCGATCGAGCCGCCATAGCGGTAGACGATCTGGTCTTCGGCCCATTCGATCGCGGTGTCGAGCAGGTAGAAGTCTCGGACGTTCTTCAACTCGGCGGTCCATTCCCGCAGGCTGTCCCATTCCCTGGAGGCGCGCCTGACGCCGGACAGCACCACTGTGACG contains:
- a CDS encoding thiolase family protein; the encoded protein is MSFITGVGLTPFGKHEGSSSLDLMSKAAQAALDDAGLKRSDIDGILCGYSTVSPHIMLATVFAEHFGIRPAYAHAVQVGGATGLAMTMLAHHLIEANVCRHVLVVAGENRLTGQSRDASIQALAQVGHPDYEVPLGPTIPAYYGLVANRYMHEYGVTERDLAEFAVLMRAHACTHPGAQFHDPITVADVMASKPVAMPLKLLDCCPVSDGGAAFVISHERTGEVGVRIRGCAQAHTHQHVTAAPALHELGAEISIARAKQACGLAISDVRYAAIYDSFTITLAMLLEDLGLAGRGEAAARVRSGHFGRDGAMPLNTHGGLLSYGHCGVGGAMAHLVEAHLQMTGRAAARQVRDASIALLHGDGGVLSSHVSMFLERVR
- a CDS encoding Zn-ribbon domain-containing OB-fold protein, which encodes MSDSPADWTRGEAAITYQACTSCGHVQYFHRAFCAACGESEPRVLRANGKGTVYAASLVCRAATPETRAHVPYNILLVDCAEGFRMMAHGDNDLAIGDSVIASFRPFTGRLVPFFTKDT
- a CDS encoding carboxymuconolactone decarboxylase family protein; this encodes MARIPYSDPSKASDRTREILDKNRNANIFRMMAHSPSYFEQYCRLGGAIRHKGELDPIVRELAITRTGILCEAPYEIVAHKRIGKNVGVTDAQNEALENWQAASCFNEVQCAALAFTDEIVKLRKPTDATFKAIASQLTPAALVELQLSVGFYVMTSKFLETFEIDLQPVTEVVG
- a CDS encoding nucleoside triphosphate pyrophosphohydrolase family protein, with amino-acid sequence MTIDEYAAWAATIAKVGEHPSNERLSYLGLGLAGEAGEVADHIKKLLRDDWLDKAGLVDELGDVIYYWACLCAATGQQPSALLEASAKKIKRRLSEAASR